Proteins encoded by one window of Salvia splendens isolate huo1 chromosome 7, SspV2, whole genome shotgun sequence:
- the LOC121741603 gene encoding protein ROOT HAIR DEFECTIVE 3-like has translation MNERDHCCSTHLIEGDGTFNVAGVDNFVKEIKLAECGLSYAVVAIMGPQSSGKSTLLNHLFGTNFKEMDALRGRSQTTKGIWMAHCVGIEPCTLVMDLEGSDGRERGEDDTAFEKQSALFALAVSDIVLINMWCHDIGREQAANKPLLKTVFQVMMRLFSPRKTTLMFVIRDKTRTPLENLEPILREDVQKIWDSVPKPDAHKETPLSEFFNVEVVALSSYEEKEEQFKEQVASLRQRFFHSIAPGGLAGDRRGVVPASGFSFSAQQIWKVIKENKDLDLPAHKVMVATVRCDEIANERFSSFVENEAWRQLEEIVQSRPVPGFGKKLTSILDACLSEYDADATYFDEGVRSSKRKQLEEKLLQLIKPAYQSMLEHICSGTLDRFKEALDNTLNEGKGFAVAARDCTDYFMTQFDEASADAQIGQTNWDSSKVREKLRRDIDAHVAAVRATKLSDLTTLFEKKLNEALAAPVEALLDGASDDTWPAIRKLLRRETEVTINGFSSALSAFEIDDITKEKMLVRLEDYARGVVEAKAKEEAGRVLTRMKDRFSMLFSHDSDSMPRVWTGKEDIRAITKTARSASLKLLSVMAAVRLDDDADSVENTLSLALVDPKSGAAASRGISADPLASSSWDEVPSSKTLLSPVQCKSLWRQFTAETEYTVSQAITAQEASRRNNNWLPPPWAILALVVLGFNEFMTLLRNPLYLGVIFVAFLLTKALWVQLDISGEFRNGALPGILSLSTKFLPTVMNLLRKLAEEGQRPASADHLQNPTVPAMTLRSTTNDHSAMSSSASSEITTSENGTEYSSPSSSKKPQ, from the exons ATGA ATGAAAGAGACCATTGTTGTTCAACTCACCTAATAGAAGGGGATGGTACTTTCAATGTTGCTGGAGTTGATAATTTTGTGAAGGAAATTAAACTTGCTGAGTGCGGGCTGTCTTATGCTGTTGTAGCCATCATGGGCCCTCAGAGCAGCG GGAAGAGTACATTGCTGAATCATCTGTTTGGTACGAATTTCAAAGAAATGGATGCTTTAAGGGGGAG GTCACAAACCACAAAGGGCATATGGATGGCACATTGTGTTGGCATTGAGCCTTGTACTCTCGTTATGGATTTAGAGGGTAGTGATGGAAGAGAAAGAGGAGAG GACGACACTGCATTTGAAAAGCAGAGTGCACTTTTTGCTTTGGCTGTTTCTGACATAGTGCTCATAAATAT GTGGTGTCATGATATTGGGCGTGAACAGGCTGCAAATAAACCTCTTTTAAAAACTGTATTTCAG GTTATGATGAGATTATTCAGTCCTCGTAAGACAACTTTGATGTTTGTAATTCGTGATAAAACCAGG ACGCCATTGGAAAACTTGGAGCCAATTTTAAGGGAAGACGTCCAGAAG ATATGGGATTCTGTTCCTAAGCCAGATGCTCACAAGGAAACCCCATTAAGTGAATTTTTTAAT GTTGAGGTTGTGGCTCTCTCTAGTTATGAAGAGAAGGAAGAACAATTTAAAGAACAG GTGGCGAGTCTTAGACAACGTTTTTTCCATTCTATTGCACCTGGTGGGCTTGCAGGAGATAGGCGTGGTGTGGTGCCAGCTTCAGGATTTTCATTCAGTGCACAACAGATATGGAAAGTCATTAAGGAAAATAAGGACCTTGACCTGCCTGCTCACAAG GTCATGGTTGCCACTGTACGCTGTGATGAGATTGCAAATGAGAGGTTTTCATCCTTTGTTGAGAATGAG GCGTGGCGTCAATTGGAAGAGATAGTACAATCAAGACCTGTACCTGGATTTGGGAAGAAGCTGACCTCTATTCTTGATGCCTGCTTATCGGA GTATGATGCAGATGCTACCTATTTTGATGAAGGCGTTAGATCTTCAAAGCGGAAACAATTGGAAGAGAAGCTTTTGCAA CTCATCAAACCAGCATACCAGTCCATGTTGGAACATATTTGCTCTGGGACCTTGGACAGATTCAAAGAAGCACTTGATAATACTTTGAATGAGGGTAAAGGATTTGCTGTGGCTGCTCGTGACTGCACCGATTACTTTATGACGCAGTTTGATGAAGCATCTGCAG ATGCGCAGATCGGTCAAACAAATTGGGACTCTTCTAAAGTTAGAGAGAAGCTTAGGCGAGATATAGATGCTCATGTTGCTGCAGTTCGTGCTACCAAGTTGTCGGATCTTACTACCCTGTTTGAG AAAAAATTGAACGAAGCATTGGCTGCACCTGTTGAGGCTTTGTTAGATGGAGCCAGTGATGACACATGGCCAGCAATAAGAAAGCTTCTTCGCCGTGAGACGGAAGTAACCATTAATGGGTTTTCTAGTGCACTTTCTGCTTTTGAAATAGATGATATAACAAAGGAAAAAATGCTGGTGAGGTTGGAGGATTATGCAAGAGGAGTAGTAGAAGCTAAGGCAAAAGAAGAAGCTGGAAGGGTTTTGACCCGTATGAAAGACAG GTTTTCAATGTTATTTAGCCATGATTCTGACTCAATGCCACGCGTCTGGACCGGGAAGGAAGATATTCGAGCAATCACCAAAACTGCGCGCTCTGCT TCTTTGAAACTACTTTCTGTTATGGCTGCTGTTCGTTTGGATGACGATGCTGATTCCGTTGAAAACACGTTGTCCCTTGCTCTTGTTGATCCCAAAAGTGGGGCTGCTGCCAGTAGGGGCATTTCAGCAGACCCTCTTGCTTCAAGTAGTTGGGATGAG GTTCCATCATCCAAAACTCTATTATCTCCAGTTCAGTGTAAAAGCTTGTGGAGGCAATTCACAGCGGAGACTGAGTATACTGTTAGTCAAGCAATTACTGCTCAG GAGGCTAGCAGGCGAAATAACAACTGGTTACCACCTCCATGGGCAATCCTAGCCTTGGTTGTTTTGGGATTTAATGAATTTATGACACTTTtgag AAATCCGTTGTATCTGGGTGTCATTTTCGTTGCTTTTCTGCTTACAAAAGCCCTCTGGGTGCAGTTAGACATTTCTGGTGAATTCCGAAACGGAGCT CTACCTGGAATTCTATCACTGTCGACCAAATTTCTCCCTACCGTTATGAACCTCCTAAGAAAGCTGGCAGAGGAAGGCCAAAGACCAGCTAGTGCGGATCATCTGCAGAACCCTACCGTTCCAGCTATGACCTTACGAAGCACCACAAACGATCACAGTGCAATGTCTTCAAGCGCTTCCTCTGAAATAACTACATCTGAAAACGGTACAGAGTACTCGAGTCCCTCATCCAGCAAAAAGCCACAGTAA